The genomic interval ATATAAATATAAAAAAATGTAGTTAAAGAGGTGCTTTAATGAGGTTTTGGGATGAATTGTTAGAAGATGAGGTTGCTTTATCGCTAAATAAAGAAGAAGTAAAACGAATCGAAAAAGAATTGGGCGCTCGTCTCCCTAAAAAATATATCGAAATCCTAGATGAACAGAATGGTGGGGATCTTGTATTCGATTCAGTGAACGTTGATTTCGAAAATACATGGTCTGATGAAGAAGATGGTCTTCATCTACCTTTGTATCGCTTCAACCCGTTAACGATCGAGGAATTTGAAAATGGCGTGTCCACGTTGAACGAATGGGGATTAACAGGAAAAATGATGATGTTCGGCGAGGGCGAAGGTAGTTATCTCTGGTACTTCGATTTCAACGACAATCCTAATGAACCACAAATTTGGTGTCTGGATATTTCGGATGTGACAATAAATCTCGTAGCGGAAAACTTCGACCAACTCCTTGAAAATCTTGTTAGACGAAAAGGTGAAGTTGAATTATCACGCGATGATGTATTTGCCGACTATCCGACGATGGATGAGATTAGAGAAACTATCGCAGGGGATAACGAGGACGAGCGACTCGTGGCTTATCGCATGTGGTTGACGCGACTCGAAGATATTGAAGGATTGGTCAACGAATTACGTCAACGTGTTCAAGACTCAAATGATGAAGACGAACTAGATTCATATGCGGAGCTATTGGCTGAAATCTTGACGAGCTATTCAGCCGAAGACATCATGACACATGAGCAGGCGATTGCGTTATTCAATGAGAAGGAAGAGGTATCGGATTTGAGTCATGTCATTGTACAGCTCGAATCTGATATGTGAAAAATCAAAAGCCTTTGGCAACACATCATTGAAACAAAAATAGACGAATCCCGGTTGTGGGATTCGTTTATTTTTTAGTATAATTCATCACTCTATGCCAGGAGTGAGAAAAGTTTTTTCGAATG from Exiguobacterium sp. Helios carries:
- a CDS encoding SMI1/KNR4 family protein; translated protein: MRFWDELLEDEVALSLNKEEVKRIEKELGARLPKKYIEILDEQNGGDLVFDSVNVDFENTWSDEEDGLHLPLYRFNPLTIEEFENGVSTLNEWGLTGKMMMFGEGEGSYLWYFDFNDNPNEPQIWCLDISDVTINLVAENFDQLLENLVRRKGEVELSRDDVFADYPTMDEIRETIAGDNEDERLVAYRMWLTRLEDIEGLVNELRQRVQDSNDEDELDSYAELLAEILTSYSAEDIMTHEQAIALFNEKEEVSDLSHVIVQLESDM